The Kluyveromyces lactis strain NRRL Y-1140 chromosome B complete sequence genome contains a region encoding:
- the TSR2 gene encoding Tsr2p (similar to uniprot|Q06672 Saccharomyces cerevisiae YLR435W TSR2 Protein with a potential role in pre-rRNA processing) has product MDLPERIDETAFVEAVEGRSSLLFPDEKQQARFELGVSMMIYKWNALDVAVVNQWGGPESAEKRDWVTSIIVDLFKTEKIVDVELIEETLVYAMFDEFDTNVEDESALPIAAAIIIIYRECAQENYSTVERLYLNWMENKDKNDASKLVVAESSDDEEVDEEAGADEDDVNMDEDVPQLVNSEHQISAPEPVLDEDGFELVQKKGKRRY; this is encoded by the coding sequence ATGGATTTACCAGAACGGATTGACGAAACAGCTTTCGTGGAAGCTGTTGAAGGGAGATCTAGCTTGCTGTTTCCAGATGAGAAGCAGCAGGCAAGATTTGAGTTAGGCGTCTCGATGATGATTTACAAATGGAACGCCTTGGACGTCGCTGTGGTGAATCAATGGGGTGGTCCTGAATCTGCAGAGAAAAGAGACTGGGTGACAAGCATTAtcgttgatcttttcaagacGGAAAAGATCGTGGACGTGGAATTAATAGAGGAGACATTAGTGTATGCTATGTTCGATGAGTTTGACACAAATGTGGAGGATGAGTCTGCGTTACCTATTGCTGCAGCtattattataatataCAGGGAATGTGCCCAAGAGAATTACTCTACTGTCGAACGtctttatttgaattgGATGGAAAATAAAGACAAGAACGATGCCAGTAAGTTGGTCGTCGCCGAATCTAGCGATGATGAGGAAGTCGATGAGGAAGCTGGGGctgacgaagatgatgtGAAtatggatgaagatgtcCCACAGTTGGTAAATTCAGAACATCAGATTTCGGCACCTGAACCAGTGTTGGACGAAGATGGATTCgaattggttcaaaagaagggtaaaagaagatattaa
- the CNA1 gene encoding calcineurin catalytic subunit A (similar to uniprot|P14747 Saccharomyces cerevisiae YML057W CMP2 calmodulin binding protein and to YLR433C uniprot|P23287 Saccharomyces cerevisiae YLR433C CNA1 calmodulin binding protein): protein MSQEAIENTKKVNAALRVIESKPSVRDDKDLDLTEYELEDGVKRSTVERVVKSVPPVAARVPTDEELFKPDGLPNHEFLKKHFLKEGRLSRDQTKRILEMVIDVFAKEPNLLMLNSPLTICGDIHGQYYDLMKLFEVGGDPSETPYLFLGDYVDRGSFSFECLIYLYALKINFPKTFWLLRGNHECKHLTSYFTFKAECLHKYDLSIFDACCKSFNYLPLAAVMNNQYFCTHGGISPDLVSVQDVNKINRFREIPSKGLMCDLMWADPIENYDEDSNSEERFVPNSLRGCSYAFTYKAVCDFLKRNGLLSVIRAHEAQDQGYRMYKNTKSMGFPSLMTLFSAPNYLDTYKNKAAILKYGDNLMNIRQFNFSPHPYWLPNFMDVFSWSLPFVGEKVTEMLIAILNICAEEELDEDVPIIDEAVGKISEVDDGVNEKESPRSNILDEAKRRSLRNKIMAIAKVSRMYSVLREESEKVQYLKTINSGTLPKGALAHGAEGLTETLSEFEKARKQDLINERVPPKMEEMESEREKYYRDMLQKIKGDQI from the coding sequence ATGAGTCAGGAGGCTATAGAGAATACCAAGAAAGTTAATGCAGCTCTGCGAGTCATTGAGTCTAAGCCTTCAGTTAGAGACGATAAGGATTTAGATTTGACGGAGTATGAATTAGAAGACGGTGTGAAGCGATCTACTGTAGAAAGGGTGGTAAAGAGCGTACCGCCAGTGGCAGCCAGGGTACCAACGGACGAGGAATTGTTCAAGCCGGACGGATTACCAAACCATgagtttttgaagaaacactTCCTCAAAGAAGGACGActatcacgtgatcaaaCCAAAAGGATTCTAGAGATGGTGATAGACGTATTTGCCAAGGAACCGAATCTGTTGATGCTGAATTCGCCATTGACTATTTGTGGTGACATCCATGGGCAATATTACGATCTTATGAAATTATTTGAAGTCGGAGGAGATCCTAGTGAGACACCGTATCTATTTTTAGGTGATTATGTGGATAGAGGCTCATTCTCATTTGAATGTTTGATCTATTTGTATGCGTTAAAGATCAACTTCCCTAAGACATTCTGGTTGTTACGTGGGAACCACGAGTGTAAACATTTGACATCATATTTCACTTTCAAGGCTGAGTGTTTGCACAAGTACGATTTATCCATCTTTGATGCTTGTTGCAAATCGTTCAACTACTTACCCCTAGCTGCAGTGATGAACAACCAATATTTCTGTACGCACGGTGGTATTTCTCCAGATTTGGTCTCCGTACAAGATGTTAACAAGATAAATAGATTTAGAGAGATCCCTTCAAAGGGTTTGATGTGTGATTTGATGTGGGCGGAcccaattgaaaattatGATGAGGATTCTAATTCCGAGGAGAGATTTGTACCAAACTCGTTAAGAGGTTGTTCTTATGCATTCACTTATAAAGCTGTATGtgattttttgaaaagaaacgGATTGTTGTCAGTGATACGAGCTCATGAGGCCCAAGACCAAGGATATAGAATGTACAAAAATACCAAATCGATGGGGTTCCCAAGTTTAATGACCCTTTTCAGTGCCCCAAACTACTTGGATACTTACAAGAACAAGGCAGCtatattgaaatatggAGATAACCTAATGAATATCAGACAATTTAACTTTTCACCGCATCCATATTGGCTACCCAACTTTATGGATGTGTTTAGCTGGTCTTTACCTTTCGTCGGAGAAAAAGTCACCGAAATGTTAATTGCAATTTTGAACATTTGCGCGGAGgaagaattggatgaagatgtgCCGATTATTGATGAAGCTGTGGGAAAAATATCCGAGGTTGATGATGGTGTAAATGAAAAGGAATCTCCACGTTCTAACATTCTTGATGAAGCCAAACGCAGATCtttaagaaacaaaatcaTGGCGATCGCTAAAGTGTCAAGAATGTACAGCGTTCTACGAGAAGAAAGCGAAAAGGtccaatatttgaaaaCGATCAATTCAGGTACTTTACCAAAGGGTGCTTTAGCTCATGGTGCCGAAGGTCTAACAGAAACTTTAAGCGAATTTGAGAAGGCTAGGAAGCAAGATCTCATCAACGAAAGGGTACCACCAAAGatggaagaaatggaaTCTGAGAGAGAAAAGTACTATAGAGATATGTTACAAAAGATTAAAGGTGATCAAATATGA
- the DIF1 gene encoding Dif1p (weakly similar to uniprot|O13577 Saccharomyces cerevisiae YLR437C): MTVSSQSPVKKQLHNAIQPSNGQYEYHDKLSTLGMRIRQAVDNGYQGVSVHNTANNTIAATSGSNGSNSSINGAGFSNICVQDNTRFTIPEYKRVALAKQPPMLVNQRTVSMNSNLEQWEQNLDQRLSSIDDDIMRNKLGASDFLSGASKRSFDDLEF, encoded by the coding sequence ATGACAGTGTCTAGCCAGTCACCAGTCAAGAAACAATTACACAATGCCATACAGCCAAGCAACGGTCAATACGAATACCATGACAAGTTGTCTACTCTGGGTATGAGAATTAGACAGGCTGTCGATAACGGTTACCAAGGGGTTTCCGTACACAACACCGCTAATAACACCATTGCTGCCACAAGTGGCAGTAACGGTTCCAATAGCAGTATAAATGGAGCAGGGTTCTCTAATATCTGCGTACAGGACAACACAAGGTTTACCATTCCAGAATACAAAAGAGTCGCTTTGGCTAAACAACCACCAATGTTGGTGAACCAAAGAACTGTGTCGATGAATTCAAACCTGGAACAATGGGAACaaaatttggatcaaaGACTCTCGAGCATAGATGACGATATCATGAGAAATAAACTTGGTGCAAGTGACTTTTTGTCCGGAGCTTCCAAGAGAAGTTTCGacgatttggaattttga
- a CDS encoding uncharacterized protein (no similarity), giving the protein MEKKYVHVIEMDEVYSVGNPILLRSGNSVLDALCGCLPSMEVIKVYLTSFFNSSLFKEIEIVDPNKVFSDVDVCLIAVNGEKKTLAMLVGYNYSSVRNVLVNNKKIHPLPT; this is encoded by the coding sequence ATGGAGAAGAAATACGTTCATGTCATTGAAATGGATGAAGTTTACTCCGTTGGCaatccaattcttttaaGAAGTGGTAACTCGGTGTTAGATGCCTTGTGCGGCTGCTTGCCGTCGATGGAAGTTATCAAGGTATATTTGACTAgtttctttaattcttcGTTGTTTAAAGAGATCGAGATAGTTGATCCAAATAAAGTGTTTTCTGACGTCGATGTATGTTTGATTGCTGTCAACGGAGAGAAAAAAACCCTTGCTATGTTGGTTGGCTACAATTACTCATCGGTAAGGAATGTACTTGTCAACAATAAAAAGATACATCCATTACCGACTTAG
- the ECM30 gene encoding Ecm30p (some similarities with uniprot|Q06673 Saccharomyces cerevisiae YLR436C ECM30 Non-essential protein of unknown function), translated as MGNTDSRLLVYKEHLLRLATDEIIPLYGPLTTTDSLIGAKNPAVAGMDSNGTARNAPINGKQLNGSLSPFDSFYTNLVSSELPPQYLSMYLNTRELRTILLHNKANFTNLLHFLTYSIIQYSSFPSSLKDQTSRRSLTNCLRILSKLIPIMFEQADLDGCLEADVFWSKTSWPNVISLNSAQSDISNKATVGIPDSPFNSPSANTNSSSLNSTTVNIDFKASPQDSLRVTIATQADPQDTCFLGARLLSALVELSTQEGFARNDNIVIQSNTNVHYDIHLLDILRLLITLFSKPLYKPTQENMFLSSFLKDTESSLKLNELVSRIIKIIVRFDPRAIDPIKKPLFIASLQFLNITMKFNSDNEQLILLFFQNLSAKSIADKIYLPLQDILSIIVEGDDLSNFQLCLPIFQFIFNLFLLNSETRTELATRFGAVLLTTLIIYAKVVSQERYCKPLLQFLAHFMAYLSSLPQIHSVSSSSLKSCQLSFLSEKVRNQPISIREFCINQLVRHIIPILTATDSVLDPCYIETLYNLIRIPSSLNYSTCMSIQNLLTTFYESIQLPVTLSPNYSRSLSFKLDLLSVVIHALISNVLENFQHNKILLFVLCRNESVLQQLLQLIEDLSQDAARNKPLAPSLKPDNTDFDLPAFHGHKSIIEHLDFDFNFLDNDVALVKLRPSWPVGVSLRSKQKLRQDSKLSQTWLGSRYAYALMKVIQVINSEFPSILKITKKEDLKRVLLHLKIFEPSLQKLIQPVVPLPLTRRSTSSNQYLTWDHYTWMQDEYVTYWFDYLLWSDIFDSTSGKVYLSERDLDNGSISSAGNNTAGSGTATSRQSNRLERFNSNGSILSRTNTNDDIKSKNSLDYSSTTNGGNVSGNGSSGNNNGGSGGNGSGWFKLPWSSNDDDSTNKVNNNNVHGNDNMDQYKNLLKPNIWTGTNVRLFPLVIDECESEFSFVDMTSSLLKRLRFNSTASINSMDTMQTLSNNYT; from the coding sequence ATGGGGAATACAGATTCGAGACTATTGGTGTATAAGGAGCACTTGCTGCGTCTTGCGACGGATGAGATTATTCCATTGTATGGACCGTTGACTACGACTGATTCCTTGATTGGTGCTAAGAATCCTGCTGTAGCTGGTATGGATTCCAATGGGACCGCTCGTAATGCGCCAATCAATGGGAAACAATTGAACGGTTCACTTTCTCCGTTTGATTCCTTCTACACAAATTTGGTTTCGTCAGAGTTACCTCCACAGTATTTGTCCATGTACCTGAACACTAGAGAGTTGCGGACCATCTTGCTCCATAATAAAGCCAATTTCACCAATCTTTTGCATTTCCTCACTTATAGCATCATACAGTACAGTTCGTTCCCAAGctctttgaaagatcaGACGAGCCGTCGTTCGCTAACTAACTGTTTGCGTATATTGTCGAAACTAATCCCGATTATGTTCGAACAAGCTGATCTAGACGGTTGCTTGGAAGCCGATGTTTTTTGGTCAAAGACTTCATGGCCAAATgtcatttctttgaattcagCTCAATCAGATATCTCGAATAAAGCAACCGTCGGAATACCAGATTCCCCATTCAATTCACCTTCTGCAAATACAAATTCATCTTCTCTGAATTCAACTACAGTAAATATAGATTTCAAGGCAAGTCCTCAGGACTCTCTACGAGTCACGATAGCCACTCAAGCAGACCCCCAAGATACTTGTTTCCTAGGAGCTAGACTACTCTCTGCATTAGTGGAACTTTCAACACAGGAAGGTTTTGCAAGAAATGATAATATTGTCATCCAATCGAATACGAATGTACATTACGATATACATCTTCTCGACATTTTAAGACTGCTCATTACATTATTTTCGAAACCTTTGTACAAACCCACCCAGGAAAATATGTTCCTATCCTCCTTCTTAAAAGATACTGAATCATCGCTTAAGTTGAATGAATTAGTTTCTCGTATTATTAAAATAATTGTACGGTTTGATCCGAGAGCAATAGATCCAATAAAAAAACCACTTTTCATCGCGTCCTTGCAATTCCTAAACATAACCATGAAGTTTAACTCAGATAATGAGCAGCTAATACTCttgttcttccaaaatttaTCCGCAAAATCGATAGCTGATAAGATATATCTACCATTACAAGACATTCTGTCAATAATTGTTGAAGGTGATGATCTATCAAACTTCCAACTTTGTTTGCccattttccaatttatcttcaatttgttcCTTTTAAACTCCGAAACACGAACAGAATTAGCTACTCGCTTTGGTGCGGTGCTATTGACAACATTAATTATTTACGCTAAAGTTGTAAGTCAAGAGAGATATTGCAAAccacttcttcaattcttaGCACACTTCATGGCTTACTTGTCTTCTCTTCCTCAGATTCATTCCGTTTCCTCCTCAAGTTTGAAATCCTGCCAATTATCCTTCCTATCAGAGAAAGTTAGAAACCaaccaatttcaattcGTGAATTTTGTATCAACCAATTGGTAAGGCATATAATACCGATTCTAACTGCCACGGACTCAGTGCTAGACCCATGTTACATTGAAACGCTATACAATTTAATAAGAATACCATCCTCATTGAATTATTCAACTTGTATGTCCATTCAGAATTTGCTAACAACATTTTATGAATCTATACAATTACCGGTCACTCTTTCCCCAAATTACTCTCGTTCTTTGAGTTTCAAGTTAGACCTTCTATCCGTGGTGATTCATGCATTAATCAGTAACGTCCTAGAGAATTTTCAACATAACAAAATTTTGCTATTTGTGCTATGCCGTAATGAATCTGTATTGCAGCAATTGCTACAGTTAATTGAGGACCTATCACAAGATGCTGCTAGGAATAAACCGCTAGCGccatctttgaaaccaGATAATACAGATTTTGATCTCCCTGCATTCCATGGTCATAAGAGCATTATAGAGCACCTAgatttcgatttcaatttcctAGACAATGACGTTGCATTGGTAAAATTACGCCCATCCTGGCCAGTCGGTGTCTCTTTGAGAAGTAAACAGAAATTGAGACAAGATTCGAAGTTGTCGCAAACGTGGTTAGGAAGCAGGTATGCCTACGCTTTGATGAAGGTAATCCAGGTCATCAACTCTGAATTTCCTTCGATCTTAAAGATTACTAAAAAGGAAGACTTGAAACGTGTATTGTTGCATCTCAAAATCTTCGAACCCTCTTTACAAAAACTGATACAACCTGTAGTACCGTTACCACTTACCAGAAGATCGACATCTTCCAATCAATACTTAACATGGGATCATTATACATGGATGCAAGACGAATACGTAACGTATTGGTTCGACTATTTGTTATGGTCCGACATCTTCGATAGTACATCAGGCAAAGTATATTTATCAGAACGTGATCTTGACAATGGCTCTATCTCTAGTGCTGGTAATAACACTGCGGGATCTGGTACAGCCACTTCAAGACAGAGCAATCGATTGGAAAGGTTCAATTCTAACGGGTCCATTTTGTCTAGAACGAACACGAACGATGATATCAAGTCAAAAAATTCACTGGATTATAGTTCAACCACCAACGGTGGCAACGTTTCAGGAAATGGTAGTAGTGGGAACAACAACGGTGGTAGTGGAGGAAATGGCAGTGGCTGGTTCAAGCTGCCATGGTCTTCCAATGATGACGATAGTACTAATAAAgttaacaataataatgtACATGGGAATGATAATATGGATCAATACAAAAATCTATTAAAACCTAATATATGGACCGGAACCAACGTCAGACTGTTCCCGTTAGTCATTGATGAATGCGAATCGGAATTTTCATTTGTTGATATGACCTCATCGTTACTGAAGAGACTTAGATTTAACAGCACCGCAAGTATTAATTCTATGGATACAATGCAAACCCTAAGTAATAACTATACGTAG
- a CDS encoding uncharacterized protein (similar to uniprot|Q6HIN8 Bacillus thuringiensis subsp BT9727_2262 Hypothetical protein) → MKINISKLHENFKLEVKNAGSSDEEINTIRTIFSGKEIPEEYLCFISQVSEAEILVQGKSYIRIWGAEGCIEMNESYHIQKYIPNAIAIGDDEGGQVIFYATGDDGYGLYKVGFGNLDIEDAVFISNSLYDLLMKGNGTDNLSP, encoded by the coding sequence ATGAAAATTAATATATCCAAACTTCatgaaaactttaaacTGGAAGTTAAAAATGCTGGTTCTTcggatgaagaaataaataCGATACGGACTATTTTCTCTGGAAAAGAGATCCCTGAAGAGTATCTTTGTTTTATATCTCAAGTTTCAGAAGCTGAAATTTTAGTACAAGGAAAGTCATATATTAGAATATGGGGCGCTGAAGGATGTATTGAGATGAATGAATCTTatcatattcaaaaatatatTCCTAATGCAATAGCTATAGGAGATGATGAAGGGGGACAGGTAATATTTTATGCAACAGGAGATGATGGTTATGGTCTATATAAAGTAGGATTCGGAAATCTTGATATTGAGGATGCTGTTTTCATCTCTAATAGTCTTTATGATTTGTTAATGAAAGGTAATGGCACTGATAATTTAAGTCCATAA